One genomic window of Tatumella citrea includes the following:
- a CDS encoding alpha-keto acid decarboxylase family protein, translating into MKQTVIEYVLERIADLGIRDIFGVAGDYAFPIEDAICASTTLRWVGNCNELNAAYAADGYARVNGVAALATTFGVGELSALNGIAGSYAENLPVIHLVGMPASAVQNKRRLVHHTLGDGDFSVFYKMSQGVVCAHALLTPDNCIAETERVIACALRERRPVYLGIASDHAEMPVTGEAISLPTPKSDPLALDAALTAIHQRLSHCRSACILPGVIVARRGLREEVTCLAERSGLPFATMFMDKSVLDESLPNYLGMYDGQLMNEPVREFVENCDCVLGIGVVMTDFNSGCFTARLAVENTINIHSESVDVGEVSFPNVFMKDVLDGLNRQIRPMQVNAPQATGCGKPEIPASGEISVGYLYPRLEQMLKSDDIIIAETGTCSMGLGFARLPTNVQFHNQTLWGSIGWATPAAFGAAVAAPQRRVILLTGEGSHQLTVQEISQFGRMGLKPIILVLNNNGYLIERLLCKQPEASYNNLAGWEYSKLPEALGCKQWFCCRVTRCDELDDALLQAENAQHGSYIEIVTGRYEAPELATKLHQSLTALYSA; encoded by the coding sequence ATGAAACAAACAGTGATTGAATATGTGCTTGAGCGGATTGCTGATTTAGGGATCCGCGATATTTTTGGTGTTGCCGGTGATTATGCCTTTCCGATAGAAGACGCAATATGTGCCAGTACTACATTGCGCTGGGTCGGTAACTGTAATGAATTAAATGCTGCTTATGCCGCTGACGGCTATGCCCGGGTTAACGGGGTGGCAGCATTAGCGACTACGTTTGGTGTTGGTGAACTCAGCGCTCTGAATGGTATTGCCGGTTCATATGCCGAGAACCTGCCGGTGATCCACCTGGTAGGTATGCCGGCCAGCGCGGTGCAGAATAAGCGGCGCCTGGTTCACCATACTTTGGGAGATGGCGATTTTTCGGTGTTCTATAAAATGTCTCAGGGAGTGGTCTGTGCCCATGCGCTTCTGACCCCGGACAACTGTATCGCTGAAACGGAACGGGTGATTGCCTGCGCTTTACGTGAACGACGCCCGGTCTATTTGGGGATTGCCTCAGATCATGCGGAAATGCCGGTAACCGGTGAGGCTATTTCTCTGCCAACACCGAAAAGCGATCCACTGGCGCTGGATGCCGCGCTGACTGCTATCCATCAGCGGCTCAGTCACTGCCGGAGTGCCTGCATTCTGCCCGGAGTAATAGTAGCAAGACGTGGTCTGCGGGAAGAAGTCACCTGTCTGGCAGAACGCAGCGGGTTGCCGTTCGCCACCATGTTTATGGATAAAAGTGTGCTGGATGAATCCCTCCCTAATTATCTTGGGATGTACGACGGACAACTGATGAATGAACCGGTCAGGGAGTTTGTCGAAAATTGCGACTGCGTACTGGGGATTGGTGTGGTCATGACCGACTTTAACTCCGGCTGTTTCACCGCCCGACTGGCTGTAGAAAACACCATTAATATTCACTCAGAATCTGTTGACGTCGGAGAAGTGAGTTTTCCGAATGTATTTATGAAAGATGTGCTCGACGGGCTCAACCGGCAAATCCGGCCGATGCAGGTGAATGCACCACAGGCGACAGGGTGCGGGAAACCAGAGATTCCTGCATCCGGTGAAATCAGTGTCGGTTACCTTTATCCGCGCCTGGAGCAAATGCTGAAATCAGATGACATTATTATTGCGGAAACCGGTACCTGCTCAATGGGGTTGGGATTTGCCCGCTTGCCCACCAATGTGCAGTTTCATAACCAGACATTATGGGGTTCTATTGGCTGGGCAACACCCGCCGCTTTTGGGGCTGCTGTCGCGGCACCACAACGCCGGGTGATTTTGCTGACCGGAGAAGGCTCCCATCAGTTAACTGTTCAGGAAATAAGTCAGTTTGGTCGTATGGGCCTGAAACCTATTATTCTGGTGTTGAACAATAACGGTTATCTGATCGAAAGACTGCTGTGTAAACAACCGGAGGCCAGTTATAACAATCTGGCTGGCTGGGAATACAGCAAACTGCCGGAGGCTTTGGGGTGCAAACAGTGGTTTTGTTGCCGGGTGACCCGCTGTGATGAACTGGACGATGCTTTATTGCAGGCAGAAAATGCACAACACGGCAGCTATATCGAGATTGTCACCGGCAGATATGAAGCTCCGGAACTTGCAACTAAACTGCATCAGTCACTCACTGCTCTTTACTCCGCCTGA
- a CDS encoding LysR family transcriptional regulator has product MDIRELRCFTEVVRLNGFGRAAEALHLTQPAVSRNIQRLETQLGKTLLIRDPHGISLTSDGEILLRHAQLILCQFNNLSREIKDNSSSVSGELRVGLPPVVGSSYFADIIMAFRSRFPAVELKIIELGSNQMAEALQAGRVETAAVMLPFDGEQFSLQPFARDQLFLLAAKQHSLASRQTVRIKELLHEAFIFFAEEFRINNLINSACGLYGVKPVVAGRTCHLDLMMAMVHAGVGITLLPRSVRINNLSEDFVAIPLIEPELSYELALVHAKDRYLSHSCQQWNQLAAEMLGISSASSSVP; this is encoded by the coding sequence ATGGATATCCGCGAATTACGCTGTTTCACTGAAGTGGTTCGTCTTAACGGGTTTGGCCGGGCCGCAGAAGCCCTGCATCTGACACAACCCGCCGTCAGCCGTAATATTCAGCGCCTGGAAACTCAGCTGGGAAAAACACTGCTGATTCGTGATCCTCATGGGATCAGCCTGACCTCTGACGGGGAAATTCTGCTGCGGCACGCACAACTGATTCTCTGTCAGTTCAATAATCTCTCCCGCGAAATCAAAGACAATTCATCTTCTGTGTCCGGAGAACTACGGGTCGGGCTGCCGCCGGTAGTTGGTTCCAGTTATTTTGCCGATATTATTATGGCGTTTCGCAGCCGTTTTCCGGCTGTAGAGCTAAAGATTATTGAGCTGGGTTCGAATCAGATGGCTGAGGCATTGCAAGCCGGCAGGGTGGAAACGGCAGCGGTGATGTTGCCGTTTGACGGTGAACAATTCAGCTTACAGCCTTTCGCCCGTGATCAGTTGTTTTTACTGGCAGCGAAACAACACAGTCTGGCCAGTCGCCAGACAGTCCGGATAAAAGAACTGCTGCATGAAGCGTTTATCTTTTTTGCTGAAGAATTCCGGATTAATAACCTGATTAACAGCGCCTGCGGATTATACGGCGTTAAACCTGTAGTCGCCGGACGGACCTGCCATCTGGACCTGATGATGGCAATGGTTCATGCCGGAGTGGGTATTACTTTGCTACCACGCAGCGTTCGTATTAATAACTTATCGGAAGATTTTGTAGCCATTCCGCTGATCGAACCTGAACTCAGCTATGAGCTGGCACTGGTGCACGCCAAAGATCGTTATCTTAGCCACAGCTGCCAGCAATGGAATCAACTGGCCGCCGAAATGCTGGGTATCAGTTCTGCTTCATCTTCGGTCCCTTGA
- a CDS encoding c-type cytochrome: protein MKKHAIKFSLSLMFAGSMLWAGSAAAATGDAAAAISRGEYLATASDCAACHTDKGGLPFAGGLKIESPVGTIIASNITPSLTAGIGHYTEQQFADAVRKGIRADGANLYPAMPYTAYSVMTDQDIHDLYQYFMQGVKPVDHPAAETELPFPMNIRMMMKAWNLLFLNDKPFSPDASQSAAWNRGKYLVTGAAHCSTCHTPRGPLMEEESSQFLSGGQVGAWYAPNITSDPQSGIGRWSQADIVQYLRTGNLPGKAQAAGSMGEAVEHSFQHLTDDDLNAIATYIRTVKPVATPENAGSRFMQGDSHDATGKIRGLSQQQVTDAKQQGLALFQGNCASCHEAGGQGSRDSYYPSLFHNSVTGAENSNNLIATILNGVNRTTRDGQVFMPGFGHHPNDINNLTDEQIASLANYVLTTYGKPSKPVTAAMVATVRQGGPGSSLVLLARFGIAAGVVVVLILLGFWVVRRKKNVRDPS, encoded by the coding sequence ATGAAAAAACATGCCATAAAGTTTTCCCTGTCGCTAATGTTTGCCGGAAGCATGTTGTGGGCTGGTTCCGCTGCAGCCGCAACTGGCGATGCCGCGGCGGCCATTAGCCGTGGTGAATATCTGGCGACGGCTTCGGACTGTGCTGCCTGTCATACTGATAAAGGCGGTCTGCCGTTTGCCGGTGGATTAAAAATTGAATCCCCGGTCGGGACGATTATTGCCAGTAATATTACTCCCTCCTTAACCGCTGGGATTGGTCATTATACTGAACAGCAGTTTGCGGATGCGGTGCGTAAAGGGATTCGTGCCGATGGTGCTAACCTTTACCCGGCCATGCCTTATACAGCGTACTCGGTGATGACAGATCAGGATATTCATGATCTGTACCAGTACTTTATGCAGGGCGTAAAACCGGTGGATCATCCGGCCGCGGAGACTGAGTTACCGTTCCCGATGAACATCCGCATGATGATGAAGGCCTGGAATTTACTGTTCCTCAACGATAAACCATTCAGCCCGGATGCATCACAAAGCGCTGCGTGGAACCGGGGTAAATATCTGGTAACTGGTGCAGCGCACTGTAGTACCTGTCATACACCCAGAGGGCCACTGATGGAAGAGGAAAGCAGTCAGTTCCTGAGCGGTGGTCAGGTCGGGGCATGGTACGCGCCAAATATTACTTCGGATCCACAGTCAGGGATTGGCCGCTGGAGCCAGGCTGATATTGTACAGTATCTGCGCACTGGTAATCTGCCAGGTAAAGCCCAGGCTGCCGGTAGTATGGGAGAAGCGGTAGAGCATAGCTTCCAGCATCTGACAGATGATGACCTGAATGCGATTGCTACCTATATTCGTACCGTGAAGCCAGTGGCAACGCCCGAAAACGCCGGTTCAAGATTTATGCAGGGTGACAGCCACGATGCTACCGGAAAAATTCGTGGTCTGAGTCAGCAACAGGTCACTGATGCTAAACAGCAAGGGCTGGCGTTGTTCCAGGGCAATTGTGCCTCCTGTCATGAAGCTGGCGGGCAGGGAAGCAGGGATAGTTATTATCCGAGCCTGTTCCACAATTCAGTGACCGGCGCAGAGAACAGTAATAACCTGATTGCTACCATTCTGAATGGCGTTAACCGTACCACCCGGGACGGTCAGGTATTTATGCCAGGTTTTGGTCATCATCCAAATGATATCAATAATCTGACTGACGAGCAGATAGCGTCGCTGGCAAACTATGTGCTCACAACCTATGGTAAACCGTCGAAACCGGTGACTGCGGCGATGGTTGCCACCGTACGCCAGGGAGGGCCGGGTTCCAGTCTGGTGCTTCTCGCCCGGTTTGGAATAGCTGCCGGAGTGGTAGTTGTTTTGATTCTGCTGGGATTCTGGGTGGTTCGCCGCAAAAAAAACGTCAGGGATCCGTCGTAG
- a CDS encoding GMC family oxidoreductase yields MNADVIVVGTGVVGCLIAEQLLDSGHSVVMLEAGPRVERWQIVENYRNLPPVSRLHFNAPYPPEPWAPHLMSATPEQAAEYLQLEGPNARAYQQGYVRYAGGATWHWAGICWRLTPEDMQLKTLYGVGRDWAFDYATLEPYYTRAEYALGVCGPSEPELQWPPVRSKPYPMGRLPFGPGEQRFTDAAASIGLTNLPSAQARNSGIAYGDRPACCGNNNCIPVCPIGAKYDAATSLTRIESKGGKIQPNAVVYKIETGADNKVQAVHYFDNNKQTHRVTGSVFVIACNGIETPKLLLMSADSRNPHGVANSSDQVGRNMMDQPKLVVELELAEPAWTGVGPVQGSSIMETSQGSFRSEYCGALFRFNNMARSRIGAMAALEKGLVGKALDTEIRRLSACTTEIAIEHELMPDANNRLTLSAKKDWLGLPKPNIYYDVGDYVRQGSQRHSLPIARQLAKAMGATKVDISTEYTNSDHIMGGCIMGTDPAVSVVDVDCRAHDHENLFLPGGAAMTTGGCGNSTLTMSALALKAADAIHAQLGKA; encoded by the coding sequence ATGAATGCAGATGTGATTGTGGTTGGCACCGGGGTTGTCGGTTGCCTGATTGCTGAACAGTTACTCGATAGTGGCCACTCCGTTGTGATGCTGGAAGCTGGCCCGCGGGTCGAACGTTGGCAGATTGTCGAAAACTACCGAAATTTACCACCGGTTTCCCGGTTACATTTTAATGCCCCTTATCCACCGGAGCCCTGGGCTCCTCATCTGATGTCGGCCACGCCTGAGCAGGCCGCTGAATATCTGCAACTGGAAGGTCCTAATGCCCGGGCCTATCAGCAGGGATATGTTCGTTATGCCGGCGGAGCAACATGGCACTGGGCTGGAATTTGTTGGCGGTTAACTCCGGAAGATATGCAGCTAAAAACGCTCTACGGTGTTGGCCGTGACTGGGCTTTTGATTATGCCACCCTGGAACCTTATTACACCCGTGCCGAATATGCTCTTGGGGTCTGTGGACCTTCTGAGCCGGAACTGCAATGGCCCCCGGTTCGTTCCAAACCTTATCCGATGGGCCGTCTGCCTTTCGGGCCGGGTGAGCAACGCTTTACCGACGCGGCTGCCTCTATTGGCCTGACAAATCTGCCTTCAGCTCAGGCGCGTAATAGCGGTATTGCTTACGGGGATCGTCCTGCCTGTTGCGGTAATAATAACTGCATTCCGGTCTGCCCGATTGGTGCGAAGTACGATGCAGCAACTTCACTGACACGTATTGAATCCAAAGGCGGCAAAATTCAGCCAAATGCGGTGGTCTATAAAATAGAAACCGGTGCGGATAATAAAGTCCAGGCAGTTCACTATTTTGACAATAACAAACAGACTCACCGGGTGACCGGGTCTGTCTTTGTTATTGCCTGTAACGGTATTGAAACTCCGAAACTACTACTGATGTCTGCGGACAGCAGAAACCCGCACGGTGTAGCAAACAGCTCAGATCAGGTGGGACGCAATATGATGGACCAACCGAAGCTGGTAGTAGAACTTGAGCTGGCTGAACCCGCCTGGACCGGCGTTGGACCGGTGCAGGGAAGCAGTATTATGGAAACCTCTCAGGGCAGTTTCCGTTCTGAATATTGCGGGGCGTTGTTCCGTTTCAACAATATGGCTCGCAGCCGGATTGGTGCTATGGCGGCGCTGGAAAAAGGTCTGGTGGGTAAAGCACTGGATACTGAAATTCGTCGTCTGTCAGCCTGTACCACCGAAATTGCTATTGAACATGAGCTGATGCCGGATGCCAATAACCGCTTAACTTTATCGGCTAAAAAAGACTGGCTGGGATTACCTAAACCCAACATTTACTACGATGTCGGTGACTATGTACGCCAGGGATCGCAGCGCCATTCTTTACCTATCGCCCGCCAACTGGCAAAAGCGATGGGAGCGACCAAAGTAGATATTTCGACCGAATATACCAACAGTGACCATATTATGGGCGGCTGCATTATGGGGACCGATCCTGCAGTCTCGGTGGTGGATGTGGATTGCCGGGCTCATGACCATGAAAACCTGTTTTTACCGGGTGGAGCTGCGATGACTACCGGAGGATGTGGTAACAGTACCCTGACAATGTCTGCCTTAGCACTGAAAGCCGCAGATGCCATTCATGCACAATTAGGGAAAGCATAA
- a CDS encoding sugar dehydrogenase complex small subunit → MKNEIIRDDSPAEYNLSRRKVLLGGLILLGSSYLGPSLPAWADTLNDQATIDQFMQLSQLLVNHQLDPVTGQRLAAAMISGNMITRQQITSLLAVAQARQAKVVEDFFSDIPQGELKNAALSIISAWYKGVLIDAPGAEVFAYEKALMYQPTIDVMTIPTYAITGPNGWSSHAAPLADMPDF, encoded by the coding sequence ATGAAAAATGAAATTATTCGGGATGACTCTCCTGCTGAATACAATTTGTCCCGCAGAAAGGTGCTGCTTGGTGGTCTTATTTTATTAGGCAGTAGTTATCTGGGCCCATCGCTTCCGGCCTGGGCAGATACGTTAAATGACCAGGCTACCATCGACCAGTTTATGCAGTTATCACAATTACTTGTTAATCATCAGCTTGATCCGGTAACAGGGCAGCGTCTGGCTGCTGCGATGATCAGTGGCAACATGATTACACGGCAACAGATAACCAGTCTGCTGGCTGTAGCTCAGGCCCGTCAGGCAAAAGTGGTTGAGGATTTTTTCTCAGATATTCCACAGGGTGAGCTGAAAAATGCGGCTCTCAGCATTATCTCTGCCTGGTATAAAGGTGTACTGATTGATGCACCCGGGGCTGAGGTGTTTGCTTATGAAAAAGCCTTAATGTATCAGCCGACTATCGATGTGATGACCATTCCGACCTATGCCATTACCGGCCCTAATGGCTGGAGCTCCCATGCAGCTCCGCTGGCCGATATGCCGGACTTCTAA
- a CDS encoding sensor histidine kinase, with protein sequence MKQERRHLETDPQTLRHFRWLAGIFILCMTGITVLSFLYAQNKVSAQTELINQALSRAGHELSLNIHRYEFIPYALSLDETIRHFLSQQNDAGLQAEVVRKISSIQNKVGALSVFITNADGKIIAASQQDLTGHDVQFRPYFVNSISTTTEHFFGIGTTGSVAGYYQANAVFSQGKKLGVVVVKIDIEALANSKSNYLNKMFLLDNNNIIVSSSDESMLFHSLGPLSPQQIAASEKTHQYNNKVIPPLTGYRGEKIAADSYHVRFNGRDYIQINQYLPQLNLTLAQLSPVDSVYSSAAIIVALTGVTLAIIFTVISLFIQRQHIIRLKLDNQQALESAYGHLEELVQERSQQLEIQNASLAREIQERILSVQKMEAMQQELIRTEKLAVIGQLSAGIAHEINQPLSAISVLSANSVRFLAQGQTDILKSNLNRIVELVGFIGRISQQLRSFSRNSDDLTRPVSVSASIDNALIMLTHRINQQQIHFERQAPSGEVWCLCNSTRLEQVLVNLISNSIEAIGSQRKDGTITVRWSQQDDQALLAVEDNGPGIAPDLLKHIFEPFFTTRTHNGLGLGLAISADIVRSYGGTLQAENLSCGACFTLRLPLASPNDKETIDE encoded by the coding sequence TTGAAACAGGAACGCAGGCATCTTGAAACCGATCCGCAAACGCTTCGTCACTTCAGGTGGCTGGCAGGAATATTTATTCTTTGCATGACCGGTATCACCGTGCTCAGCTTTCTGTACGCACAGAATAAAGTCTCAGCACAGACAGAGTTGATTAACCAGGCGCTATCGCGGGCAGGACATGAACTGTCACTCAATATTCACCGCTATGAATTTATCCCTTATGCCCTGTCTCTGGATGAAACCATCCGGCATTTTCTCTCTCAGCAGAATGACGCAGGGTTGCAGGCGGAAGTGGTCAGAAAAATCAGTTCAATACAGAACAAAGTCGGGGCGTTGTCGGTATTTATCACGAATGCCGACGGCAAAATTATCGCGGCCAGCCAGCAGGATCTTACCGGCCACGATGTTCAGTTCCGTCCCTACTTTGTTAATAGTATCAGCACCACAACTGAACACTTTTTCGGTATCGGAACCACCGGGTCGGTGGCAGGCTACTACCAGGCAAATGCAGTGTTCTCGCAGGGAAAAAAACTGGGGGTAGTGGTGGTAAAAATTGATATCGAAGCGCTGGCAAACAGCAAATCTAACTACCTTAATAAAATGTTTTTACTGGATAATAATAATATTATTGTCAGCTCTTCCGATGAATCCATGTTGTTTCACTCGCTCGGGCCTCTCAGCCCGCAACAAATTGCTGCCAGCGAAAAAACACATCAGTACAATAATAAAGTCATTCCTCCTCTCACCGGCTACCGCGGAGAAAAAATCGCAGCTGACAGCTATCATGTCAGGTTTAACGGTCGCGATTATATTCAGATTAATCAGTATCTTCCTCAGCTAAATCTGACCCTTGCTCAGTTGTCCCCGGTAGATTCGGTTTACTCATCAGCCGCGATTATTGTGGCGCTGACGGGAGTGACTCTGGCAATAATATTTACCGTCATCTCTTTATTTATTCAGCGTCAGCATATCATCCGTCTGAAACTCGATAACCAGCAGGCACTGGAGAGCGCCTATGGTCATCTGGAAGAGCTGGTGCAGGAACGTAGCCAGCAACTGGAAATTCAGAATGCCTCGCTGGCCAGAGAAATTCAGGAGCGCATTCTGTCGGTACAAAAAATGGAGGCAATGCAGCAGGAGCTGATCAGAACCGAAAAACTGGCAGTGATCGGCCAGTTGTCAGCCGGTATTGCTCACGAAATTAATCAGCCGCTTTCCGCCATTAGTGTGCTTTCTGCAAACTCAGTACGTTTTCTGGCGCAAGGGCAGACGGACATCCTTAAAAGCAACCTGAACCGAATCGTAGAGCTGGTTGGTTTTATTGGCAGGATCAGTCAGCAATTACGTTCATTTTCCCGTAATAGTGATGACCTGACCCGGCCAGTTTCTGTCTCAGCCAGTATTGATAATGCACTGATTATGCTTACTCACCGTATCAATCAGCAGCAGATCCATTTTGAACGGCAGGCGCCGTCCGGAGAGGTGTGGTGTCTGTGTAACAGCACCCGCCTGGAACAGGTATTGGTCAATCTGATCAGCAACAGCATTGAAGCAATTGGCAGCCAGCGCAAAGATGGCACCATTACGGTACGCTGGTCTCAGCAGGACGACCAGGCGTTGCTTGCTGTTGAAGATAACGGGCCGGGAATTGCACCAGATCTTCTGAAGCATATTTTTGAGCCGTTTTTTACGACCAGAACCCATAACGGACTAGGGTTGGGTCTGGCCATTTCGGCAGATATCGTTCGTTCCTATGGTGGTACCTTACAGGCCGAAAACCTCAGTTGCGGGGCTTGTTTTACCCTGCGGTTGCCACTGGCTTCCCCGAATGACAAGGAAACAATTGATGAGTAA
- a CDS encoding sigma-54-dependent transcriptional regulator — protein sequence MSNYSVLLIEDDPDVRLACMQALQLEGIEILGVASVEDARVHLAHFRHQGIIVTDMRLPGIGGFEFQKELNRRVPEIPVIIITGHGDIETAVTAMHNGAYDFLPKPFNAQQFTNVVKRALDKRRLEQEIRQLRRQLANTRLPEHALLGNSLVMTEIRNTLTDIATTPANVMIYGASGTGKALAAHCLHEMSGRTGPFVTVDCSALPAGLFDSELFGNEAGFSTESPAARIGKLEFARGGTLFLDKVEYLPAAIQSKLSRALQERAFERPGAHQRIAIDLRVIGSGKPELAAMKNDTNLRPELHFLLNMASISLPQLCERPEDIPLLFSHFVAKAAELFDREPREIRESELTRLMVREWPGNIRELRNEAERFVLGINRQQEQDEDLQNLSLTDIVESFECRLIVSELNNQKGNLTQAAKKLHIAKSTLFDKLKKYNIKY from the coding sequence ATGAGTAATTATTCGGTGCTGTTAATTGAAGACGATCCTGATGTGCGGCTGGCCTGTATGCAGGCTTTGCAACTGGAAGGTATTGAGATTCTGGGTGTAGCTTCAGTCGAGGATGCCAGGGTACACCTTGCCCATTTTCGTCACCAGGGGATTATTGTCACCGACATGCGGTTGCCTGGTATCGGTGGCTTTGAATTTCAGAAGGAACTTAACCGGCGGGTACCGGAAATCCCGGTGATCATCATTACCGGTCATGGTGATATTGAAACTGCTGTGACCGCAATGCATAACGGTGCTTATGATTTCCTGCCAAAACCTTTTAATGCACAGCAATTTACTAATGTCGTAAAACGGGCACTGGATAAACGTCGTCTGGAACAGGAGATCCGTCAGCTCCGCAGGCAACTGGCCAATACACGTCTGCCTGAGCATGCTTTGCTGGGTAATTCACTGGTAATGACCGAAATCAGAAACACATTGACTGATATCGCCACAACACCGGCGAATGTCATGATTTACGGTGCATCAGGGACAGGAAAAGCTCTGGCCGCCCATTGCCTGCATGAAATGAGTGGCCGGACAGGCCCGTTTGTTACGGTAGACTGCTCGGCCCTGCCTGCGGGGCTGTTTGACAGCGAATTATTTGGCAATGAGGCTGGTTTTTCAACGGAGTCGCCCGCCGCCCGAATCGGTAAACTGGAATTTGCCCGCGGGGGAACACTGTTCCTTGATAAAGTTGAATACCTCCCGGCAGCTATCCAGAGCAAACTCAGCCGTGCATTGCAGGAAAGAGCCTTTGAGCGGCCGGGAGCCCACCAGCGGATAGCGATTGATCTGCGGGTGATCGGCTCAGGAAAACCTGAACTGGCAGCAATGAAGAACGACACTAATCTTCGCCCGGAATTGCACTTCCTGCTGAATATGGCCAGCATCTCGTTGCCGCAACTGTGTGAACGTCCGGAAGATATTCCTTTGCTGTTCAGCCATTTCGTTGCCAAAGCCGCAGAGCTTTTTGACCGCGAGCCACGGGAAATTCGTGAATCAGAACTGACCCGGTTAATGGTCAGAGAGTGGCCTGGTAATATCCGTGAGCTGCGAAACGAAGCAGAACGATTTGTACTTGGGATTAACCGCCAGCAGGAACAGGATGAAGATCTGCAAAATCTGTCACTGACCGATATTGTCGAAAGTTTCGAATGCCGCCTGATAGTTTCGGAATTGAATAATCAGAAAGGCAATTTAACCCAGGCCGCAAAAAAACTTCACATTGCCAAGAGCACACTGTTCGATAAGCTAAAAAAGTACAACATCAAATACTGA
- a CDS encoding MFS transporter, whose translation MSQSPLALSSERTLSSTLLFAGIILVGANLRAAITVVGPVLSDIRNSTGISDSAAGWLNALPLLIFALLAPAAPKMAAKWGMERVIGLALAVLVAGIAWRSAGGSVALWGGTCILGAAIALCNVLLPALAKRSFPSKAARVIGGYAAMMGVIAAVASGAAVMLANGEPEGWRRALGAWAVLAVIALLVWLPQLRTRTRPAHSRLAALDPHPEQYRSPWKSSTGWQVALFMGLHSTVFYVLVDWFPAYAQTVGISAAMAGRCLFIYQCIAVLANLSMTVIMPRVQDQRGLGLLCSVLILAGVSGLYYQPGLAMLWLVLAGTGAGIAMVVCLSLFNLRSQGHSQATALSGMAQCIGYLMAAAGPALVGVAVQYTHQWAVPFTLLMGLASVQIVISVLAGRNRTIG comes from the coding sequence ATGTCGCAGTCACCTCTGGCCCTCTCTTCAGAAAGGACACTCTCATCAACCCTGCTTTTCGCGGGGATCATTCTGGTTGGTGCTAATCTCCGCGCTGCGATCACGGTGGTCGGCCCGGTGCTGTCTGATATCCGCAACAGTACCGGAATATCAGATTCTGCGGCGGGCTGGCTGAATGCATTACCGTTACTGATTTTTGCTCTGTTGGCTCCGGCAGCCCCAAAGATGGCTGCAAAGTGGGGGATGGAAAGAGTTATCGGGCTGGCTCTGGCAGTGCTGGTGGCAGGTATTGCCTGGCGTTCAGCCGGAGGTAGTGTCGCCCTGTGGGGGGGAACCTGTATCCTCGGGGCTGCCATCGCACTATGTAATGTCTTACTGCCGGCGCTGGCAAAACGGAGTTTTCCCTCGAAAGCCGCGAGAGTGATCGGTGGCTATGCAGCGATGATGGGGGTGATTGCAGCGGTTGCTTCCGGGGCCGCGGTCATGCTGGCAAACGGTGAGCCTGAAGGCTGGCGTCGGGCGCTGGGCGCATGGGCTGTGCTGGCTGTTATCGCCTTACTGGTCTGGCTGCCACAGCTGCGCACCCGTACCCGTCCAGCGCACAGCCGCCTGGCGGCACTGGATCCCCATCCGGAACAGTACCGTTCCCCCTGGAAAAGCAGTACCGGCTGGCAGGTTGCCTTGTTTATGGGGTTACATTCGACAGTATTCTATGTGCTGGTCGACTGGTTCCCTGCTTATGCACAAACCGTCGGTATTTCTGCTGCAATGGCCGGTCGTTGCCTGTTCATTTATCAGTGTATTGCAGTACTGGCCAATCTGAGTATGACGGTTATTATGCCAAGGGTGCAGGATCAGCGCGGACTGGGATTACTCTGTTCGGTTCTCATTCTGGCCGGGGTCAGTGGTTTGTATTATCAGCCGGGTCTGGCAATGCTGTGGCTGGTGCTGGCCGGAACAGGGGCAGGTATTGCCATGGTCGTCTGTCTGTCATTATTTAATTTACGCAGTCAGGGTCACAGTCAGGCAACTGCGTTGTCAGGTATGGCGCAATGTATCGGCTATCTGATGGCAGCGGCAGGCCCTGCTCTGGTCGGAGTTGCGGTGCAATATACCCATCAATGGGCTGTCCCGTTTACTCTGCTGATGGGGCTCGCGTCGGTGCAGATAGTGATCTCGGTACTGGCAGGCCGTAACCGCACCATTGGCTGA